DNA sequence from the Streptomyces cinnabarinus genome:
CGCGTAGTTCTCCGCCGCCGCCACCCGTAGCTTGGGCAGTCCGCGCAGGGTCTGGAACGCCTGGTTGTTGAGCTTGTTGCCGAGCACGACCAGACGCCGCTGCCAGCGCACCTGCCAGAGACCAAGGCCCAGGAACACCGCGGCGATGACCACCAGCATGCCGATCGCCGCGAGCGCCATCGGGACGCTGAACCAGAGGAGCAGGCCCAGGTTCATCGCTCCGACCGTGACCGACTGGGCGACCGTGGGGCCGACTCCCGCCAGCAGACGGCGGATCGCGCTGACGCCCATCGCCGCGCTCGCCAGCTCTCCGGTCGAGCGCTGGGTGAAGAACTTCGTCGGGAGCCGCAACAGCCGGTCCCAGACGGCCGGTTGGAGGGTCGCCTCGATCCGGCCCTCAAGACGCAGGATGGTCAGGTTCTGCATCAGCATGAAGGCCGCCGCCACCACGCCGCTGACCATCACCGCCAGACACACCTGCACGATCAGACCGGTCTGCGCCTTCGGCACGAACTGGCCGAGCACCTTGCCCGTCGCGATCGGCACGAGCGCCCCGATCGCGACCGTCACCAGCCCGCTGATCAGCAGGTTCGTCAGATCGCCGCCGGTGCCCCGCAGGGTGAACCTGAGCAGCCTCAGCGGGCTGAGCGCACGGTCGGGCAGCGGCCGGTAGAACATCACCGCACGCGGCTCGAACTCCTCCGCGTTGGCCTTCTCGATCGGGGTCTCCCGGCCGGTCGCCGGGTGCACGGCGACATAGCCGCCGCGCCGCCACAGCAGGGCGACCGGCGCCCCGGACAGCGCGCGATGGCCCACCAGCGGGCCGACGTTGTCCCGCCACCAGCGGCCGTCGAGAAGGACCGCACGGGTGCGGACGCGGGAGGCGAGGGCCACCCGCTCCACCGGGTCGAGCCGGTCGCTCTCGGTGCCGTTCTGCGCGGGCCCGGCCAGCGCGATTCCGGCCGCCTCGGCGACCAGTCTGCAGGCCGCGTAACTGGCGTCCGCGTCGGCGGCCGTGGTCCGCGGCCCGGAGCGCTTGCCGATCGACGCCAGCAGCGTCCGGTCGGCCTGGGCGCGCACCGCCTCACCGGCCTTGATGCCCTCCGCGGTGCGCGTCTCGTGGGTGCGCTCCACCTGCTCGATCCACCGGTCCAGGGTGGTGAGCAGGCGGTACTGCTGATCCACCATGGACTGCCAGACCGCCGGGTCCATCAGCAGATCGGCGGCGGCCTCCTGCCCGTACAGCGAGCCGTACCGGACGCTGCCGGGCGGCACCTGCATCCAGAAGACGTCGTCGTCGGTGAGTTCCGCGGCCCGCTCGTTCGCCGTCGGCGCCTGGAACAGGATCGACAGGCTGCGGCCGACGCCGAGCGCGAGGGCGTACTCCAGCGGGCTGGTCGTCGGCGGGACGTACTGCGGGTTGCCGTACTCGTCGTAGGACCAGGTCTGGGTCTGGGCGGGCTGGTACAGCTCGCGCAGTCCGATGCGGTGCACCACGCAGTCCCGGAGCGGGCGCGCCACCAGGGTGTGCTGCGGTCCCGCGACCGGGCCGAGCAGCAGCGAGCCCGCCTCCAGACGGCCCAAGTGGTGCCAGTGGCCCTGCTGTTCGGCGTCGACCGCGAACAGGTCCACCGCGCCGGCCGCCACCAGCCACACCACCTGCGGGCCTTCGAGGTCGAGGCGGTTGAACCCGGCGCAGTCGATCCGCGAGCCGAGCTGCCCGAACGCGTTCAGGACGAGGTCGCCCTCGTGTACGGCCGTCATCTCACCGCTCCCTGACCAGCGCCGCGTACGCGCCGCCGCGCGCCACCAGCTCCTCGTGCCGACCGCGCTCCACGATCGTGCCGTGCTCCAGTACGACGATCTCGTCGCTGTCGCGCACGGTGCTCAGCCGGTGCGCGATCACCACACAGGCGCAGCCACGCCTGCGCAGGTTGTCCATGACGACGAGTTCGGTCTCGGCGTCCAGAGCGCTGGTCACCTCGTCGAGGACGAGGATGCTGGGCCTGCGCACCAACGCCCGCGCAATCTCCAGGCGTTGCCGCTGCCCGCCGGAGAAGTTGCGGCCGTCCTGCTCGACCCGGCTGTGGATGCCACCGGGCCGGCGCGTCACCACGTCGTACAGGGCCGCGTCCCTGAGCGCCTCGATCACCGCGTCGTCCGGGACGGACGGGTCCCACAGCGCCACGTTGTCCCGGACGGTGCCCTCGAACAGGAACACGTCCTGGTCGACGAAGGAGACGGAGGAGGCGAGGGCGCCGCGCGGTATGTCCTCCATCCGCTGTCCGTCGATCCGGATCACGCCCTCCCACGGCGCGTACAGACCGGAGATCATCCGGGACACGGTGGACTTGCCGCTGCCCGAGCCGCCGACCAGGGCGACCTGCTGCCCC
Encoded proteins:
- a CDS encoding NHLP bacteriocin export ABC transporter permease/ATPase subunit — protein: MTAVHEGDLVLNAFGQLGSRIDCAGFNRLDLEGPQVVWLVAAGAVDLFAVDAEQQGHWHHLGRLEAGSLLLGPVAGPQHTLVARPLRDCVVHRIGLRELYQPAQTQTWSYDEYGNPQYVPPTTSPLEYALALGVGRSLSILFQAPTANERAAELTDDDVFWMQVPPGSVRYGSLYGQEAAADLLMDPAVWQSMVDQQYRLLTTLDRWIEQVERTHETRTAEGIKAGEAVRAQADRTLLASIGKRSGPRTTAADADASYAACRLVAEAAGIALAGPAQNGTESDRLDPVERVALASRVRTRAVLLDGRWWRDNVGPLVGHRALSGAPVALLWRRGGYVAVHPATGRETPIEKANAEEFEPRAVMFYRPLPDRALSPLRLLRFTLRGTGGDLTNLLISGLVTVAIGALVPIATGKVLGQFVPKAQTGLIVQVCLAVMVSGVVAAAFMLMQNLTILRLEGRIEATLQPAVWDRLLRLPTKFFTQRSTGELASAAMGVSAIRRLLAGVGPTVAQSVTVGAMNLGLLLWFSVPMALAAIGMLVVIAAVFLGLGLWQVRWQRRLVVLGNKLNNQAFQTLRGLPKLRVAAAENYAYAAWAAQFARSRELQQKVGRIKNLSAVLGSVYLPLCSLLMFMLLAGPARGSMSAAAFLTFLTSVTMLLTAVTQITGAFVSLVAALPLYEEIKPVLEATPEVRTASTRPGPLTGAMEARRLSFRYSDDGPLVLDDVSFSVRQGEFVAIVGPSGCGKSTLLRLLIGFDKPVSGSVLYDGQDLAALDQSAVRRQCGVVLQHAQPFTGSILDVICGTEPYTPEEAMAAAELAGLAEDIKRMPMGLHTIVAGSGAISGGQRQRLMIAQALIRRPRILFFDEATSALDNETQRTVIESTKALNATRVVIAHRLSTVLDADRVIVMEDGKVAQQGAPAELLADTTGRLHELVRRQLA